A region from the Desulfoglaeba alkanexedens ALDC genome encodes:
- a CDS encoding AF1514 family protein, with the protein MTACKALTREMLSKPIDVRSPSGTVDFQTARRLAEEKARERLAEPMLLAWYDREAGTYSPKVECCDEHKPGWLVYAESRGGDVTVSVDREAYVFVFRSGP; encoded by the coding sequence ATGACGGCCTGCAAGGCCCTGACACGAGAAATGCTTTCGAAGCCCATTGATGTGCGGTCGCCGTCAGGGACCGTCGATTTCCAGACGGCCAGGCGGCTCGCCGAAGAAAAAGCGCGCGAAAGACTGGCGGAACCCATGCTTCTCGCCTGGTACGATCGCGAGGCCGGAACCTATTCCCCCAAAGTGGAATGCTGCGACGAACACAAGCCCGGCTGGCTGGTCTACGCGGAATCCCGAGGCGGCGATGTGACCGTTTCGGTGGACCGCGAGGCCTACGTCTTTGTCTTCCGAAGCGGCCCTTGA
- a CDS encoding ATP-dependent helicase, whose product MLELSEEQRKAVEYVDGPSLVTAGAGSGKTRTLTAKIAHLVNRLGHDPARILAITFTNKAAGEMKSRLRAVTGRPAEAFPWVRTFHSACFQILKEHCEVLGYQKPLTIHSEYQQKTNLKRVLGRLDLDPKLLNPMRAAISRAKNSENPWHALDHSFRVPRKREAYELYNELLVQQNAVDFDDILMLTRDLLRNYGEVREICRGLFDYILIDEFQDSNAIQNEIVDLLLRDGRLTVVGDDYQSIYRFRGADPVHFIRFPEKFPGAAVFRLEENYRSTEAIVKAAEALIAHNRYRIEKTCFSRRSGPPVAVRGFTGEDLEAAWVADCCWQYHLYEKIPLDQMAVLYRTRFCSLAFERAFRSSGIPYQLMGGRGFFERREVQDINAYLVASVNPRDDASFERIVNVPRRGIGSGTLQKIMGYKAGPLSMQEACRLAFEDGVLPKKTAKELGRLLHLLESLGRERPDRAIRRILEETGYVEYLEAFAENERDAGERLENIEQMVHAASQKQTIAEYLEDCALLREDQDDADDGHGVRLSTFHAAKGLEYRVVFVAGVEEGLLPHWRSVTVGTGQEGGALENEAGIEEERRLLYVAMTRASERLHLSWCRTRRGELVSPSRFLDELPEGLIVREDL is encoded by the coding sequence ATGCTGGAACTTTCGGAAGAGCAGCGGAAAGCGGTGGAGTACGTGGACGGGCCGTCGCTGGTGACGGCGGGCGCCGGAAGCGGAAAGACTCGAACCCTTACGGCCAAGATCGCCCACCTGGTGAACCGGCTCGGCCATGATCCGGCTCGGATCCTCGCCATCACCTTCACCAACAAGGCGGCCGGCGAAATGAAAAGCCGCCTGCGGGCGGTCACGGGCCGACCGGCCGAAGCCTTCCCCTGGGTTCGCACTTTCCACAGCGCCTGTTTTCAGATCCTCAAGGAGCACTGCGAGGTTCTGGGCTATCAGAAGCCCCTCACCATCCACTCGGAATACCAGCAGAAGACCAATCTGAAGAGAGTGCTCGGACGACTGGACCTCGATCCCAAGCTTCTCAACCCGATGCGGGCGGCCATTTCCCGGGCCAAGAATTCGGAAAATCCCTGGCACGCCCTGGACCATTCCTTCCGCGTTCCGAGAAAACGGGAAGCTTACGAACTCTATAACGAACTCCTGGTACAGCAGAACGCTGTGGACTTTGACGACATCCTGATGCTCACCCGGGACCTGCTCCGAAACTACGGCGAAGTGCGTGAAATCTGCCGGGGACTCTTCGATTATATCCTGATCGATGAGTTCCAGGATTCCAACGCCATCCAGAACGAAATCGTCGACCTGCTCCTGAGAGACGGCCGGCTGACGGTGGTGGGCGACGACTACCAGAGCATATACCGGTTTCGCGGCGCCGATCCGGTGCATTTCATCCGCTTTCCGGAAAAGTTCCCCGGGGCCGCGGTGTTCCGACTCGAGGAGAACTACCGCTCGACCGAAGCCATCGTGAAGGCTGCGGAAGCCCTGATCGCTCACAACCGGTACCGGATCGAAAAGACCTGCTTCAGCCGGCGTTCGGGCCCTCCCGTCGCCGTCCGAGGCTTTACGGGCGAAGACCTCGAAGCGGCCTGGGTGGCCGACTGCTGCTGGCAATACCATCTTTACGAGAAGATCCCCCTGGATCAGATGGCCGTCCTCTACCGCACCCGCTTCTGTTCGCTCGCTTTTGAACGTGCTTTCCGTTCGTCGGGGATACCCTATCAATTGATGGGGGGACGGGGATTCTTCGAACGGAGGGAAGTGCAGGACATCAACGCCTACCTTGTCGCCAGTGTCAATCCGAGGGATGACGCCTCATTCGAACGGATCGTGAACGTCCCCAGGCGGGGCATTGGTTCCGGAACCCTTCAGAAGATCATGGGCTACAAGGCGGGGCCGCTTTCGATGCAGGAGGCCTGCCGGCTGGCCTTTGAAGACGGCGTTCTCCCGAAGAAGACGGCGAAGGAACTGGGGCGACTCCTCCATCTACTGGAAAGCCTCGGCCGGGAAAGACCCGATCGGGCCATCCGCCGGATCCTGGAAGAAACCGGCTATGTGGAGTATCTGGAAGCCTTTGCGGAAAATGAACGCGATGCCGGAGAGCGCCTGGAGAACATCGAACAGATGGTGCACGCGGCTTCTCAGAAACAGACCATCGCCGAATACCTGGAAGACTGCGCCCTACTTCGGGAAGACCAGGACGACGCCGACGACGGCCACGGGGTGCGGCTTTCCACCTTCCACGCCGCCAAGGGACTGGAATACCGGGTGGTTTTCGTTGCGGGCGTGGAAGAGGGGCTGCTGCCTCACTGGCGGTCGGTAACGGTCGGGACCGGCCAGGAGGGCGGGGCGCTGGAAAACGAGGCGGGAATCGAGGAAGAGCGGCGCCTGCTTTACGTGGCCATGACCCGGGCTTCGGAGCGGCTGCACCTCAGCTGGTGCCGCACCCGGAGGGGCGAACTTGTGAGCCCCAGCCGCTTCCTGGACGAACTTCCGGAAGGCTTGATTGTTCGAGAAGATTTGTGA